One genomic window of Microbacterium sp. BH-3-3-3 includes the following:
- a CDS encoding alpha-keto acid decarboxylase family protein: MSTYTVADYLLDRLAESGVRHLFGVPGDFTLAFLDHVERHPLIEWVGCANELGAGYAADGYARLHGLGALSTTFGVGELSAISAVAGSFAEHVPVLHVVGAPTTAVQAAGRASHHSLGDGDFGHFARMTAEVTAAHEVLSATEATTQIDRVLAEVRHRRLPGYLLIPADVSEAPASPPAAALPAPDVVTDPAVLTRFRDALGARLEVADSVSVLADILVARLSAEPSLHRVLAQGVPHASLLWGRRVVDESAPAYLGSYLGAASAPAVRDGIETADLLVMAGVQFTDLTSGFFSQRIDPARTVEIRGEHTRVGDDDFRPLAMRDALDAVADALAAQGDRFRAPAVDVVPAAPEPLDPAATLSQTALWREIAGFLRDGDTVLADQGTSFYGMAGERLPHGVVFGGQPLWAAIGFTLPAILGAALARPERRPVLLIGDGAAQLTVGELGTLVRQGIPAVIVVVDNAGYTVERVIHGLHERYNDIATWDWTALLAAMDPTGTSVGVRVDTVGALTEALATARSATGLTLVQAVVPSDDVPPVLADLASAAAAANRRA, encoded by the coding sequence ATGTCGACGTACACGGTGGCCGACTACCTGCTCGATCGGCTCGCCGAGTCGGGCGTCCGTCATCTGTTCGGCGTTCCCGGTGACTTCACCCTCGCGTTCCTCGACCATGTCGAGCGGCATCCGCTGATCGAGTGGGTGGGATGCGCGAACGAGCTCGGTGCCGGATACGCCGCCGACGGCTATGCCCGCCTGCACGGTCTCGGTGCCCTCAGCACGACCTTCGGCGTGGGTGAGCTCTCGGCCATCAGCGCGGTGGCGGGCAGCTTCGCCGAGCACGTTCCCGTTCTCCACGTCGTCGGCGCGCCCACCACCGCCGTCCAGGCGGCGGGACGCGCGAGCCACCACTCGCTCGGCGACGGCGACTTCGGCCACTTCGCCCGCATGACCGCCGAGGTCACCGCGGCGCACGAGGTGCTGTCGGCGACCGAAGCCACGACCCAGATCGACCGTGTGCTCGCCGAGGTGCGCCATCGGCGACTGCCGGGCTATCTGCTCATCCCCGCCGATGTGAGCGAGGCTCCGGCTTCTCCCCCGGCCGCCGCGCTCCCCGCCCCCGACGTCGTCACCGACCCCGCCGTGCTGACCCGGTTCCGCGATGCGCTGGGCGCCCGCCTCGAGGTGGCCGACTCGGTCTCGGTTCTCGCCGACATCCTCGTCGCGCGCCTGTCGGCCGAACCGTCCCTGCACCGCGTGCTCGCGCAGGGCGTGCCGCACGCCTCGCTGCTGTGGGGGCGCCGAGTCGTCGACGAGTCGGCTCCGGCCTACCTGGGGTCGTACCTCGGCGCAGCCAGTGCCCCCGCCGTGCGCGACGGGATCGAGACCGCCGATCTGCTCGTCATGGCGGGTGTGCAGTTCACCGACCTCACCAGCGGGTTCTTCTCGCAGCGCATCGATCCGGCACGCACGGTCGAGATCCGCGGCGAGCACACGCGCGTCGGAGACGATGACTTCCGCCCGCTCGCGATGCGCGACGCGCTCGACGCCGTCGCCGACGCCCTCGCCGCACAGGGCGATCGCTTCCGCGCCCCCGCGGTCGACGTGGTGCCGGCCGCACCCGAGCCCCTCGACCCCGCGGCCACGCTGAGCCAAACGGCGCTGTGGCGCGAGATCGCCGGTTTCCTGCGCGACGGCGACACCGTGCTCGCCGACCAGGGCACGTCGTTCTACGGCATGGCCGGCGAACGCCTCCCTCACGGCGTGGTCTTCGGCGGCCAGCCGCTGTGGGCGGCCATCGGCTTCACCCTTCCCGCGATCCTCGGCGCGGCCCTCGCCCGCCCCGAACGACGTCCCGTGCTGCTCATCGGCGACGGCGCCGCTCAGCTCACGGTCGGCGAGCTCGGCACGCTCGTGCGCCAGGGCATCCCCGCCGTGATCGTGGTCGTCGACAACGCCGGGTACACCGTCGAACGGGTGATCCACGGGCTGCACGAGCGGTACAACGACATCGCCACGTGGGACTGGACGGCCCTCCTCGCCGCCATGGACCCCACCGGCACGAGTGTCGGCGTCCGCGTCGACACCGTCGGCGCGCTGACCGAGGCCCTGGCAACCGCCCGCTCGGCGACGGGGCTGACACTTGTGCAGGCCGTGGTGCCGTCCGACGACGTGCCGCCCGTGCTCGCCGACCTGGCCTCCGCCGCGGCGGCGGCCAACCGCCGCGCCTGA
- a CDS encoding class I SAM-dependent methyltransferase, translating to MPFSFETLRRWPDLEGPELYAADAADRLILDESAEARAAAADDQLVVIGDDYGALTLAAADAGARGIRVHQDGVIGEKALAANAETAGLSDTFVSRDRDAALLADARVVLLRLPRSLRELRDIAGLIALHAHPDVVVFAGGRLKHMTVTMNEVLREYFDRVDVSHARQKSRVLLARGPHDGAEPQPERATVDGLEIRAFGGAFAGASIDIGTRLLLAHLPAPSGDDAIDLACGTGAVAAALAVRHPSLRVIASDQSAIAVASARATADANGVADRIEVVRDDLLRSQPEASASFIALNPPFHVGAAIHEGIAPRMFSDAARVLRSGGELWTVWNSALQYRPALTRLVGPTRQVARDRKFTVTVSTKP from the coding sequence GTGCCCTTCTCCTTCGAAACCCTCCGCCGCTGGCCCGATCTCGAAGGGCCCGAGCTGTACGCCGCCGACGCGGCCGATCGACTGATCCTCGACGAATCGGCTGAGGCCCGCGCCGCCGCCGCTGACGACCAGCTCGTGGTGATCGGCGACGACTACGGCGCGCTCACGCTCGCCGCGGCCGACGCCGGTGCCCGTGGCATCCGCGTGCACCAGGACGGCGTCATCGGCGAGAAGGCCCTGGCGGCGAACGCCGAGACCGCGGGCCTGTCCGACACGTTCGTCTCGCGGGACCGGGATGCCGCCCTGCTCGCCGACGCGCGCGTCGTGCTGCTGCGCCTCCCCCGCTCGCTGCGCGAGCTCCGTGACATCGCCGGGCTGATCGCGCTGCACGCGCACCCCGACGTCGTCGTGTTCGCGGGCGGCCGCCTCAAGCACATGACGGTCACCATGAACGAGGTGCTGCGCGAGTACTTCGACCGGGTCGACGTCTCTCACGCCCGACAGAAGTCCCGTGTGCTCCTCGCCCGCGGCCCCCACGACGGCGCCGAGCCCCAGCCAGAGCGCGCCACGGTCGACGGTCTCGAGATCCGCGCGTTCGGCGGTGCCTTCGCCGGCGCCTCGATCGACATCGGCACCCGCCTGCTGCTGGCGCACCTGCCGGCGCCGAGCGGCGACGACGCCATCGACCTGGCCTGCGGCACCGGCGCGGTCGCCGCAGCCCTCGCCGTCCGGCATCCCTCCCTTCGCGTGATCGCGAGCGACCAGTCGGCGATCGCCGTCGCCTCGGCGCGGGCGACGGCCGACGCGAACGGCGTCGCCGACCGCATCGAGGTCGTGCGCGACGACCTTCTGCGCTCGCAGCCTGAGGCCTCCGCCTCGTTCATCGCGCTGAACCCGCCGTTCCACGTGGGCGCCGCCATCCACGAGGGAATCGCCCCCCGCATGTTCTCGGACGCGGCCCGGGTGCTGCGCTCCGGCGGCGAGCTGTGGACGGTGTGGAACTCGGCCCTGCAGTACCGACCGGCGTTGACCCGACTGGTGGGCCCCACGCGTCAGGTCGCCCGCGATCGCAAGTTCACAGTGACGGTGTCCACGAAACCGTGA
- a CDS encoding EI24 domain-containing protein — translation MREFLSGAGLLARGLGQWRRTPGAMALGLIPGTVVGLVFAAALVAWGFALPGLVVGWTPFADDWVPFWADAARTALGLASFGAALLLVVVSFTAVTLLVGEPFYDRIWRATERSHTGHVPDTDYGFWRAVGDSVRLISRGILAAAAAWLLGLIPFVGGVLGFVTGVVLTGWLLADELTSRALSARGLDRRARRDILRAHRARALGFGVATQLCFLVPLGAVAVMPAAVAGSTLWAHAALDETPRRPAAPRPVAVPPADPAR, via the coding sequence ATGCGCGAATTCCTCTCCGGCGCCGGGCTCCTGGCCCGCGGCCTCGGTCAGTGGCGCCGCACGCCCGGCGCGATGGCCCTCGGACTCATCCCGGGAACGGTGGTCGGCCTGGTCTTCGCCGCAGCTCTCGTCGCGTGGGGTTTCGCTCTGCCCGGCCTCGTCGTGGGCTGGACGCCGTTCGCCGACGACTGGGTGCCGTTCTGGGCCGACGCGGCCCGCACCGCCCTGGGCCTCGCGTCGTTCGGCGCGGCCCTGCTGCTCGTCGTCGTCTCGTTCACCGCCGTCACCCTGCTGGTCGGCGAGCCGTTCTACGACCGCATCTGGCGCGCCACGGAACGCAGTCACACGGGTCACGTCCCCGACACCGATTACGGATTCTGGCGCGCCGTGGGCGACAGCGTCCGATTGATCTCCCGCGGAATCCTCGCCGCAGCTGCGGCCTGGCTGCTCGGGCTCATCCCCTTCGTCGGCGGCGTCCTGGGCTTCGTCACCGGAGTGGTGCTGACCGGCTGGCTGCTCGCCGACGAGCTCACCTCGCGCGCCCTGTCGGCGCGGGGTCTCGATCGCCGTGCGCGCCGCGACATCCTGCGCGCCCATCGCGCTCGCGCCCTCGGTTTCGGGGTCGCCACGCAGCTGTGTTTTTTGGTGCCCCTCGGTGCCGTCGCGGTCATGCCCGCCGCCGTCGCGGGCAGCACCCTCTGGGCGCACGCCGCTCTCGACGAGACGCCCCGTCGACCCGCCGCGCCGCGTCCCGTCGCGGTCCCGCCGGCCGACCCGGCGCGATAG